One window of Kosakonia cowanii JCM 10956 = DSM 18146 genomic DNA carries:
- a CDS encoding YggT family protein — protein MKTLTFLLSTVIELYTMVLLLRVWMQWARCDFYNPFSQFVVKATQPIVGPLRRIIPAMGPLDSASLLVAFVLSFIKAIVLFMVVTLQPIIWISALLILVKTIGLMIFWVLLVMAIMSWVSQGRSPVEYALVQLTEPLLRPIRNLLPAMGGIDFSPMILVLLLYVLNMGIAELLQSTGDMLLPGLWMAL, from the coding sequence ATGAAGACGTTGACTTTCCTGCTCTCAACAGTAATTGAACTCTACACCATGGTTCTGCTGTTGCGCGTCTGGATGCAGTGGGCACGCTGTGATTTTTATAACCCTTTTTCGCAATTTGTCGTTAAAGCCACCCAGCCGATTGTCGGGCCGCTGCGCCGCATTATCCCGGCGATGGGGCCGCTGGACAGCGCCTCGCTGCTGGTCGCTTTTGTGCTGAGTTTTATCAAGGCGATCGTGCTGTTTATGGTGGTCACCTTGCAGCCGATTATCTGGATATCCGCCCTGCTAATTCTGGTCAAAACCATTGGCCTGATGATTTTCTGGGTGCTGCTGGTAATGGCAATCATGAGCTGGGTCAGCCAGGGCCGCAGCCCGGTTGAGTACGCACTGGTTCAGTTGACCGAGCCGCTGCTGCGCCCGATCCGCAACCTGCTACCGGCAATGGGCGGCATCGACTTCTCGCCGATGATCCTCGTGCTGCTGCTCTATGTACTCAATATGGGGATTGCCGAACTGCTGCAATCTACCGGTGATATGCTGCTGCCGGGGCTGTGGATGGCACTATGA